The Formosa sp. Hel1_33_131 genome window below encodes:
- a CDS encoding cob(I)yrinic acid a,c-diamide adenosyltransferase, translating into MKIYTKTGDKGTTGLVGGTRIPKHDLRIDCYGTVDELNSYLGLIRDQAISKDSKTTLIKIQNQLFIIGSLLATDPEKLKDESKRKRLGITFLEADAIAFLETEIDAMNLALPPMTHFILPGGHQTVSFCHIARCICRRAERNVSKLNADQPTQPEVLIYLNRLSDFIFVLARKLSKELEAEEIKWIPNKPS; encoded by the coding sequence ATGAAAATCTACACAAAAACAGGAGATAAAGGAACCACGGGACTTGTTGGAGGCACCCGAATACCAAAGCATGATTTGAGAATAGATTGCTACGGCACCGTCGATGAGTTGAACTCCTACCTTGGTTTGATCCGCGATCAGGCGATTTCAAAGGACAGCAAAACAACACTCATTAAAATACAAAACCAATTGTTTATCATTGGTTCTCTTTTGGCAACCGATCCAGAGAAACTGAAGGATGAATCTAAAAGAAAACGTCTCGGAATCACTTTTCTAGAAGCGGATGCCATTGCATTTTTAGAAACCGAAATTGATGCGATGAATTTGGCATTGCCTCCAATGACCCATTTTATTTTGCCCGGAGGTCATCAAACCGTGTCATTCTGTCATATTGCACGCTGTATTTGTCGCCGTGCCGAGAGAAATGTCTCTAAACTCAACGCAGATCAGCCCACCCAACCCGAAGTACTTATTTATTTGAATCGCTTGTCGGACTTCATTTTTGTGTTGGCACGAAAATTGTCTAAAGAGTTAGAAGCGGAGGAAATCAAGTGGATTCCTAATAAACCCTCCTAA
- a CDS encoding DUF2795 domain-containing protein encodes MYWTLELASYLSDAPWPATKDELIDYSIRTGAPLEVVENLQSIEDEGDSYDSIQEIWPDYPSDEDYLWNEDEY; translated from the coding sequence ATGTATTGGACACTTGAACTTGCCTCTTACCTAAGTGACGCGCCTTGGCCCGCCACTAAAGATGAATTGATAGATTATTCTATAAGAACAGGAGCTCCACTAGAAGTTGTGGAAAACCTACAATCTATTGAAGATGAAGGGGATTCATACGACTCCATTCAAGAAATCTGGCCTGATTATCCATCAGATGAAGATTATCTTTGGAATGAAGATGAATATTAA
- the secA gene encoding preprotein translocase subunit SecA, producing the protein MSLLNSVLKVFVGDKSKQDVKAIMPIVHKIKTFEAATAALSNDALRAKTQEFKSTISEACKALEDSIATLYVEADTTEDIDRKEEIYLEIDGLKDEVYAQTQEVLDAILPEAYSVIKETAKRFVNNPQIEVTASPFDRELSGTKDYVTLNGEKAFWANSWDAAGKPITWDMVHYDVQLIGGVAMHQGKIAEMHTGEGKTLVATLPVYLNAITGKGVHLVTVNDYLAKRDSAWMAPIFQFHGLSIDCIDYHQPNSQERKNAYNADITYGTNNEFGFDYLRDNMAHTPDDLVQRPPHYAIVDEIDSVLIDDARTPLIISGPIPQGDRHEFVELKPKVEDIVSVQRKYLTGVLVDAKKMIAAGETKEGGFQLLRVFRGIPKNKALIKFLSEEGIRQLLQKTENFYMQDNNREMPKVDEELYYVIDEKNNQIELSDKGVEYLSGKDNPDFFVMPEIGMEISKIETQNLPTEKEAELKEELFREFGIKSERIHTLNQLLKAYALFEKDIQYVVMENKVMIVDEQTGRIMDGRRYSDGLHQAIEAKENVKIEAATQTFATVTLQNYFRMYRKLSGMTGTAVTEAGEFWEIYKLDVIEIPTNRPIARDDREDLVYKTKREKYNAVIDEVTTLSKAGRPVLIGTTNVEISELLGKMLSIRKIPHNVLNAKLHKKEADIVAEAGQPGQVTIATNMAGRGTDIKLSEEVKAAGGLAIVGTERHDSRRVDRQLRGRAGRQGDPGSSQFYVSLEDNLMRLFGSERIAKMMDRMGLEEGEVIQHSMISKSIERAQKKVEENQFGVRKRLLEYDDVMNSQREVVYKRRYNALFGERLRVDLANMIYDTSEIITEENKANNDYKNFEFELIRYFSMSSPVTADEFSSMTALDIAGTVYKNAFQHYISKMERNAELAFPVIQNVYETQRDKFKRIVVPFTDGVKSLQVITDLEKAYQTNGKQLVTDFEKNISLAIIDDAWKTHLRKMDELKQSVQLAVHEQKDPLLIYKFESFELFKSMIDQVNKEVISFLFKGEIPQETANVIQEAKTRRREKTQTSKENIQNLDERSAESRAAGNTQRQPQVVETITRDQPKIGRNDRVTIKHVMSGEKKTTKYKQAEPLIAKGEWVLIDE; encoded by the coding sequence ATGAGTTTACTGAATTCGGTACTAAAAGTATTCGTTGGAGATAAATCCAAACAAGACGTGAAGGCAATCATGCCAATCGTCCACAAAATAAAAACATTTGAAGCAGCCACTGCTGCCTTGAGTAACGATGCTCTAAGAGCGAAGACTCAAGAATTCAAATCGACGATCTCCGAGGCTTGCAAAGCACTTGAAGATAGCATCGCTACATTGTACGTTGAAGCAGACACCACGGAGGATATCGACCGAAAAGAAGAAATCTATCTGGAAATTGATGGTCTGAAAGATGAAGTATATGCACAAACGCAAGAAGTTTTAGATGCCATTCTTCCTGAAGCCTATTCTGTCATCAAAGAAACTGCCAAACGTTTTGTGAACAATCCACAAATTGAGGTGACTGCCAGTCCTTTTGACCGAGAACTTTCAGGGACTAAAGACTATGTCACTTTAAATGGCGAAAAAGCCTTTTGGGCCAATTCTTGGGATGCCGCTGGAAAACCGATCACTTGGGATATGGTGCACTACGACGTGCAGCTTATAGGCGGTGTCGCGATGCATCAAGGGAAAATTGCTGAGATGCACACAGGAGAAGGTAAAACACTCGTAGCAACGCTGCCAGTATATTTAAACGCGATCACAGGCAAAGGAGTTCACTTGGTAACGGTGAATGATTACTTAGCAAAAAGAGACAGTGCGTGGATGGCACCCATTTTTCAATTCCATGGGTTGAGTATTGATTGTATCGATTACCACCAACCGAATTCTCAAGAACGTAAAAACGCTTACAATGCCGATATTACTTACGGTACGAATAACGAATTTGGATTTGATTACCTAAGAGATAATATGGCGCATACGCCCGATGATCTTGTGCAACGTCCACCCCATTATGCGATTGTCGATGAAATTGATTCTGTTTTAATTGATGATGCCCGAACACCCTTGATTATTTCAGGGCCCATTCCTCAAGGCGATCGTCATGAATTTGTAGAGTTAAAACCAAAAGTAGAAGACATTGTTAGCGTTCAACGAAAATACCTTACAGGGGTGTTAGTGGATGCTAAAAAAATGATTGCTGCTGGAGAGACCAAAGAAGGTGGATTCCAGTTGTTACGTGTTTTTAGAGGAATTCCAAAAAACAAAGCATTAATTAAATTTTTAAGTGAAGAAGGAATCAGACAACTCCTTCAAAAAACGGAGAATTTCTATATGCAAGACAACAATAGAGAAATGCCCAAAGTGGATGAAGAACTCTATTATGTGATTGATGAGAAAAACAATCAGATTGAATTGTCTGATAAAGGCGTCGAATACCTTTCTGGAAAAGACAACCCTGACTTTTTTGTGATGCCTGAAATTGGCATGGAAATTTCAAAAATTGAAACTCAAAATCTTCCGACTGAAAAAGAAGCCGAACTCAAAGAAGAATTGTTTAGAGAGTTTGGAATCAAATCGGAACGCATTCATACGCTCAATCAACTTTTAAAAGCCTATGCCCTCTTTGAAAAAGACATTCAATATGTGGTGATGGAAAATAAAGTCATGATTGTGGATGAGCAAACCGGTCGTATTATGGACGGGCGTCGTTACAGTGATGGATTGCACCAAGCGATTGAAGCTAAGGAAAATGTAAAAATTGAAGCGGCAACACAAACCTTTGCGACAGTAACCTTACAGAATTACTTTAGAATGTACCGCAAGCTGTCTGGAATGACAGGTACAGCGGTGACAGAAGCAGGTGAATTTTGGGAGATTTATAAATTGGATGTGATCGAAATTCCGACCAACCGTCCGATTGCAAGAGACGATCGCGAAGATTTAGTGTATAAAACCAAACGTGAAAAATACAATGCCGTTATTGATGAAGTGACGACCTTATCAAAAGCAGGACGTCCGGTATTGATTGGAACAACGAATGTAGAAATTAGTGAGTTGTTAGGAAAAATGTTGAGCATACGCAAAATTCCTCACAACGTCTTAAATGCAAAATTGCATAAAAAAGAAGCGGATATTGTGGCAGAAGCGGGACAGCCCGGACAAGTGACCATTGCCACCAACATGGCAGGTCGTGGAACGGATATCAAATTGTCTGAAGAAGTGAAGGCCGCAGGCGGATTGGCGATTGTAGGTACGGAGCGTCACGATTCGCGACGTGTGGACAGACAGTTACGTGGACGTGCAGGACGTCAAGGAGATCCTGGAAGCTCACAATTTTATGTGTCTTTAGAAGACAATCTAATGCGTCTTTTTGGAAGCGAACGCATTGCCAAAATGATGGACCGTATGGGTCTTGAAGAAGGCGAAGTGATTCAGCATTCCATGATTTCTAAGTCTATTGAGCGTGCTCAGAAAAAAGTAGAGGAAAATCAATTTGGAGTGCGTAAGCGTCTATTGGAATATGATGATGTGATGAACTCTCAGCGTGAAGTGGTGTACAAACGTCGCTACAACGCCTTGTTTGGAGAACGTCTTCGGGTCGATTTGGCGAATATGATTTATGACACGTCTGAAATTATTACAGAGGAGAATAAAGCCAACAACGATTATAAAAACTTTGAGTTTGAACTGATTCGTTATTTCTCAATGAGTTCGCCTGTGACGGCGGATGAGTTCTCAAGCATGACAGCTCTAGACATTGCAGGAACGGTATATAAAAATGCCTTTCAACATTACATTTCCAAAATGGAGCGCAATGCAGAGTTGGCATTCCCAGTGATTCAAAATGTATATGAGACACAGCGCGATAAATTCAAGCGTATTGTGGTGCCTTTTACCGATGGTGTAAAATCCTTACAGGTGATCACCGATCTTGAAAAAGCCTATCAAACCAACGGAAAACAGTTGGTAACGGATTTTGAGAAAAACATTTCGTTAGCGATTATTGACGATGCTTGGAAAACTCATTTACGAAAAATGGACGAGTTGAAACAATCGGTACAATTGGCGGTACACGAACAAAAAGATCCTTTATTGATTTATAAATTTGAGTCGTTTGAACTGTTTAAGTCCATGATTGACCAAGTGAATAAAGAGGTGATTTCCTTCTTATTTAAAGGAGAAATTCCACAAGAAACGGCTAATGTGATTCAAGAAGCAAAAACACGCCGACGTGAGAAAACACAAACCTCTAAAGAGAACATCCAAAACTTAGACGAGCGTTCTGCGGAATCAAGAGCGGCTGGGAATACGCAACGTCAACCACAAGTGGTGGAAACGATTACGAGGGACCAACCCAAAATTGGACGTAACGATCGTGTGACCATTAAGCACGTGATGAGTGGCGAGAAAAAAACTACGAAATACAAGCAAGCAGAACCACTGATTGCCAAAGGAGAATGGGTGCTGATCGATGAGTAA
- a CDS encoding type II toxin-antitoxin system RelE/ParE family toxin, with amino-acid sequence MKKVREVIAYKNYFEDFLLAQPNKVQDKIYKVIEIIETYERVPSNYLKAITGTKGLYEARIKLGTNIWRVFCFFDKGRLVILLNGFIKKTQKTPKNEIEKAVNLMKSYYTDENKKK; translated from the coding sequence ATGAAAAAAGTCAGAGAAGTAATTGCTTATAAAAATTATTTTGAGGATTTCTTGCTAGCACAACCAAATAAGGTACAAGACAAGATCTACAAAGTGATTGAAATAATCGAAACCTACGAACGAGTTCCTTCAAATTATCTCAAAGCAATTACAGGAACAAAAGGACTTTATGAAGCCCGAATTAAGTTGGGAACAAATATTTGGCGTGTGTTTTGTTTTTTCGATAAGGGAAGGCTTGTAATTCTTTTAAACGGATTCATTAAGAAAACACAAAAGACCCCAAAAAATGAAATTGAAAAAGCAGTTAATTTAATGAAATCTTATTATACAGATGAGAACAAAAAGAAATAA
- a CDS encoding helix-turn-helix domain-containing protein: protein METKPWKKIKDSVYGEKGTERRDELDRDFESFKIGLLLRNAREEKNLTQEQLGSLVDKKRTYISRVENNGSNLTLKTLFDIVEKGLGGKVNISIEV from the coding sequence ATGGAAACCAAACCTTGGAAAAAAATTAAAGATTCTGTTTACGGAGAAAAAGGAACGGAACGCAGAGATGAACTCGATAGGGATTTTGAATCTTTTAAAATTGGGTTACTCTTAAGAAACGCTCGAGAAGAAAAGAATCTAACGCAAGAACAACTTGGTTCCTTGGTTGACAAAAAACGAACTTATATTTCTAGAGTCGAAAATAACGGAAGCAATCTGACCTTAAAAACATTGTTTGACATTGTTGAAAAAGGACTAGGCGGAAAAGTAAATATTTCAATTGAGGTTTAA
- a CDS encoding helix-turn-helix domain-containing protein — MSIIVNLDVVLAKRKLKLKELSEKVGVSTVNLSILKQGKVKAIRFSTLNAICVALDCQPGDILEYVD; from the coding sequence ATGTCTATCATAGTAAACTTAGATGTGGTACTAGCCAAACGAAAATTAAAGTTAAAAGAGCTTTCTGAAAAAGTGGGTGTGTCCACTGTGAACCTGTCCATATTAAAGCAAGGGAAGGTCAAAGCCATTCGATTCTCAACACTCAATGCTATTTGTGTGGCCTTGGATTGTCAACCAGGAGATATCCTTGAGTACGTTGACTAG
- a CDS encoding ankyrin repeat domain-containing protein, with the protein MKKITFLLFIGVTTFGYSQRLYKAVEKGDIEKVKSLIKKNADISKYNKKGLFPLWRATADNNYEISELLIKNGADVNQVNKVKPGNSTPIEYPCQEGYIEIVKLLVRNGADINFKGYLDFTPIRVASRNGHFEIVKYLAENGAEIDIKASDGATPLEHAASKGHYEISKYLIEQGANVNSKDKDGDFSLGEAAKRGYLDIIQLLIDNGADITLKNKEKKNAYDLAKERGQKKAVELIKIEMDKK; encoded by the coding sequence ATGAAAAAAATAACATTCTTACTTTTTATTGGAGTAACAACATTTGGATATTCTCAAAGATTATACAAAGCGGTAGAGAAAGGAGATATTGAAAAAGTTAAATCTCTTATTAAAAAAAATGCAGATATTTCTAAGTACAATAAAAAGGGACTTTTCCCTTTGTGGAGGGCAACAGCCGATAACAACTATGAAATATCCGAATTATTAATAAAAAATGGTGCTGATGTAAATCAAGTTAATAAAGTAAAACCTGGCAACTCTACTCCTATTGAATACCCATGTCAAGAAGGTTATATTGAAATAGTAAAACTCTTAGTAAGAAATGGTGCTGATATTAACTTTAAAGGATATCTAGATTTCACTCCTATAAGAGTAGCTTCAAGAAATGGTCATTTTGAAATTGTAAAATACTTAGCAGAAAATGGAGCAGAAATAGACATAAAAGCTAGCGATGGGGCTACTCCTCTTGAACATGCTGCATCTAAAGGACATTACGAAATATCAAAGTACTTAATAGAACAAGGAGCTAATGTAAATAGTAAAGACAAGGACGGTGATTTTTCTCTTGGCGAGGCTGCAAAAAGAGGTTATCTAGATATCATTCAACTTTTAATAGACAATGGAGCTGACATCACATTAAAGAATAAAGAAAAGAAAAATGCTTATGATTTAGCAAAGGAAAGAGGGCAAAAGAAAGCAGTAGAATTGATTAAAATAGAAATGGATAAAAAATGA
- a CDS encoding outer membrane beta-barrel protein → MKKTYLIILISTLTHFTYSQDISYGVLLGGNFYQSDNNNGGNQLVTENNKFISTLNLGVYFEYGINDNIGIKSELTLNKKKVIYHKFDIDFEFEFIEFSPSFKYDFGVDYKKSFYMTLGPRFSLISKTKYDYEDVFEKLNIGIQLGLGHRLMRFIDFQAKIDYGITPYFKLDNGNKSKFFGAYLSLFIDLSELINY, encoded by the coding sequence ATGAAAAAAACATATTTAATCATTCTGATTTCAACTTTAACCCATTTCACATATTCCCAAGATATTTCTTACGGAGTTTTATTAGGTGGTAATTTTTACCAATCTGACAACAATAATGGGGGAAACCAACTTGTTACAGAAAACAATAAATTTATATCAACTTTAAATCTAGGGGTCTATTTTGAATATGGTATAAATGATAATATTGGAATTAAATCCGAACTAACTCTCAATAAAAAGAAGGTAATCTACCATAAATTTGATATCGATTTTGAATTTGAATTTATTGAGTTTAGCCCTAGTTTTAAATATGACTTTGGAGTGGATTACAAAAAAAGTTTTTATATGACTTTAGGACCTCGATTCTCTTTGATCTCAAAAACCAAATACGATTATGAGGATGTTTTTGAAAAATTAAATATTGGCATACAATTAGGCTTAGGACATCGATTAATGCGTTTTATTGACTTTCAAGCTAAAATAGACTATGGAATCACTCCCTATTTCAAGCTAGACAATGGTAACAAAAGTAAATTTTTCGGAGCTTATTTATCATTATTCATTGATCTTTCCGAATTGATTAATTATTAA
- a CDS encoding peptidoglycan DD-metalloendopeptidase family protein: MDFKTFLFELSQTPVRVIAPTVDFSQYVPIDLSKDNKALKDFDTSCSQSWSAYINQYLQDRNKSIAFGGYLETRSIYTRSTYFETKNTLESRNIHLGVDLWCAAETPVLAAFDGVVHSFQDNTNHGDYGPTIVLKHCIKGVMFYTLYGHLSKSSIKGLCKNTPVSKEQVVGYLGDATVNGDYAPHLHFQIIKNMANYEGDYPGVSSQKNLDFYRSNCPDPNLVLKLK, translated from the coding sequence ATGGATTTTAAGACTTTTTTATTTGAGTTATCACAAACGCCCGTTCGGGTTATTGCACCAACGGTTGATTTTAGTCAATATGTTCCGATAGACTTATCAAAAGACAATAAAGCTCTTAAGGATTTTGATACCAGCTGCTCCCAATCGTGGAGTGCGTATATCAATCAATATCTACAAGACCGAAATAAGTCCATTGCTTTTGGTGGGTATTTAGAGACGCGTTCCATCTATACGAGAAGCACCTATTTTGAAACTAAAAACACTTTAGAATCTCGTAACATTCATTTGGGAGTTGACTTGTGGTGTGCTGCTGAAACGCCTGTATTGGCCGCTTTTGATGGGGTGGTGCATAGCTTTCAAGATAATACCAATCATGGCGATTATGGCCCTACGATTGTCCTAAAACATTGCATCAAGGGTGTCATGTTTTACACGCTTTACGGGCATTTGTCTAAGTCGTCAATTAAAGGTTTGTGTAAAAATACTCCAGTAAGCAAAGAACAGGTTGTTGGGTATTTAGGAGATGCAACTGTAAACGGTGATTATGCCCCACATTTACATTTTCAAATCATTAAAAATATGGCAAACTATGAAGGAGATTATCCGGGCGTATCTTCCCAAAAGAATTTAGACTTTTACAGGTCAAATTGCCCCGATCCGAATTTGGTTTTGAAGTTGAAATAA
- the meaB gene encoding methylmalonyl Co-A mutase-associated GTPase MeaB, with protein MNKEQSNKTALQEKEGISNQEATSKQAISHLKKKRQEQPSAAALLEGILIGNTAALSRGITLIESHNIAHKEKANTLIQSCLEHQKPSVRIGITGVPGVGKSTFIETLGTYLTTLGKKVAVLAVDPSSSLTKGSILGDKTRMDALVKNPNAFIRPSAAGDSLGGVARHTREAITLCETAGYDVILIETVGVGQSETAVHSMVDFFLLLKLAGAGDELQGIKRGIIEMADAIIINKADGDNLTAAKLAKVEFNRALHFYPAKASGWMPKVVLCSALENKGIDATWNLISDYINHANKEEYFTKKRQEQNTFWLLQSIENQLKDQFFQDETIAKELQIQKELIAANKRSPFAAAEYLLNLHKKHS; from the coding sequence GTGAACAAAGAGCAATCAAATAAAACAGCACTTCAGGAAAAAGAAGGGATTTCGAACCAAGAAGCCACAAGCAAACAGGCGATTTCTCATCTAAAAAAGAAGCGTCAAGAACAACCTTCTGCTGCAGCATTGCTGGAAGGAATCCTAATCGGGAACACGGCTGCACTCAGTCGGGGGATCACCTTGATTGAAAGTCATAATATTGCGCACAAAGAAAAGGCAAACACACTCATTCAAAGCTGCTTAGAACATCAAAAACCTTCCGTTAGAATTGGAATTACGGGGGTGCCTGGTGTGGGAAAAAGTACGTTTATAGAAACACTCGGTACTTACTTGACCACTCTTGGAAAGAAGGTTGCAGTATTAGCGGTGGACCCGAGTAGTAGCCTCACTAAAGGCAGTATTTTAGGCGACAAAACCCGCATGGATGCACTGGTTAAAAATCCGAATGCGTTTATCCGTCCTTCCGCAGCCGGCGATTCTTTGGGGGGTGTGGCACGACACACGCGTGAAGCCATTACCCTTTGTGAAACAGCCGGTTATGATGTAATTCTTATAGAAACGGTTGGCGTTGGACAAAGCGAAACGGCGGTACACAGTATGGTTGATTTTTTCTTATTGCTAAAACTCGCAGGTGCAGGTGATGAACTCCAAGGGATCAAACGGGGAATTATTGAAATGGCGGATGCTATTATTATCAATAAAGCGGATGGAGACAATCTAACGGCTGCTAAATTAGCAAAGGTGGAATTTAACCGTGCGCTTCACTTCTACCCTGCCAAAGCCTCTGGATGGATGCCTAAAGTCGTATTGTGTAGCGCCCTTGAAAACAAAGGCATCGATGCCACTTGGAATTTAATTAGCGATTATATAAATCATGCTAATAAGGAGGAGTATTTTACAAAAAAACGTCAGGAGCAAAACACCTTTTGGTTGCTTCAGTCCATTGAAAATCAATTAAAAGATCAATTTTTTCAAGATGAAACCATCGCTAAAGAATTGCAGATTCAAAAAGAGTTGATTGCAGCAAATAAACGCTCGCCTTTTGCAGCGGCTGAATATCTATTGAACCTTCACAAAAAGCATTCGTAA
- a CDS encoding phosphatase PAP2 family protein has translation MLDQLIEFDRSLLLYLNNLGTPSWDGFWLVVTNKLTFIPLYLVLIYLIAKRFTIKEIVILVLTIAGMILFTDQITNLFKFTFERLRPCAQEGVLEHIRQGECWGYGFFSGHSSNSMATAIFTGLMLRPVYKNVIYYMIVWSIVVAYSRIYLGLHYPLDILCGLSFGVLSGYLFYSVFKRLRMLFVKVQ, from the coding sequence ATGTTAGATCAACTTATAGAATTTGACCGCTCGCTATTACTTTATTTAAATAATTTAGGAACCCCCTCATGGGATGGATTTTGGTTGGTAGTCACCAACAAGTTGACCTTTATTCCTTTATATCTCGTTTTGATTTATTTAATCGCCAAGCGCTTCACGATTAAAGAGATTGTTATTTTAGTACTCACCATTGCTGGAATGATTTTATTTACGGATCAAATTACGAACCTCTTTAAATTTACTTTTGAACGGCTTCGTCCTTGTGCACAAGAAGGGGTGTTAGAACACATCAGACAAGGGGAGTGTTGGGGCTATGGGTTTTTCTCAGGACATTCGTCCAATTCAATGGCGACAGCTATTTTTACAGGCTTGATGCTACGTCCCGTCTATAAAAACGTGATTTATTATATGATCGTGTGGAGCATTGTTGTGGCTTACAGCCGCATCTACTTAGGACTTCATTATCCCTTAGATATTCTGTGTGGACTGTCGTTTGGTGTGTTGTCGGGCTATTTGTTTTACTCCGTGTTTAAACGCTTACGAATGCTTTTTGTGAAGGTTCAATAG
- a CDS encoding MATE family efflux transporter — MLAHLTKEFSYNWKLAYPVIMGMLGHTFVGFVDNIMVGQLGSAELAAVSLGNSFFFVAMSLGIGFSTAITPLVAEADSENDFKKGKSAFKHGLFLCIVLSLLLYGMILLAKPLMYFMEQPEEVVILAMPYLNIVAISLIPLIIFQGFKQFSDGLSLTKHAMYATIFANILNVGFNYLLIFGKFGFPEMGIIGAGIGTLISRVAMIVLIWILLKNNKKAKAFVTHIKLFVLDNSMLKKIMNLGLPSAMQMLFEVAIFTAAIWLSGVLGKNAQAANQIALNLSSMTFMIAMGLNVTAMIRVGNQKGLKNYVELQRIAKSIFLMGILFASVFAILFLVFHDVFPALYLDLEDVNNYLDNQEVVAIASKLLLVAALFQLSDSAQVVFLGALRGLQDVKIPTLLTFISYWIIGFPTSYFLGKEDVYGSTGIWIGLLVGLGSASIFLYLRFIYLTNRLIQTHNN; from the coding sequence ATGTTAGCACACTTAACAAAAGAATTCAGTTACAATTGGAAGTTAGCCTACCCAGTCATTATGGGCATGCTCGGGCATACCTTTGTCGGCTTTGTTGATAACATCATGGTTGGGCAATTGGGGTCAGCAGAACTGGCAGCAGTATCCCTCGGAAATAGTTTTTTCTTTGTAGCAATGTCCTTAGGAATTGGATTTTCTACGGCAATCACCCCTTTGGTTGCAGAAGCAGATTCTGAAAATGATTTCAAAAAAGGAAAGTCTGCTTTTAAACACGGCTTGTTTTTGTGCATCGTTTTAAGTCTATTGTTGTACGGCATGATTTTATTGGCAAAACCGCTCATGTATTTCATGGAACAACCCGAAGAAGTGGTGATTTTAGCGATGCCTTATCTAAATATTGTTGCGATATCATTAATCCCTCTCATTATTTTTCAAGGGTTTAAACAATTTAGTGATGGCTTGTCATTAACCAAACACGCCATGTATGCCACTATTTTTGCCAATATTTTAAATGTTGGTTTTAATTATTTGTTGATATTCGGAAAGTTTGGATTTCCAGAAATGGGCATTATTGGTGCTGGAATTGGTACTTTGATTTCTCGAGTTGCCATGATTGTTTTGATCTGGATTTTACTGAAAAATAATAAAAAAGCAAAGGCATTTGTAACCCATATAAAACTATTTGTTTTGGATAATTCCATGCTTAAAAAAATCATGAACCTTGGATTGCCAAGTGCCATGCAAATGTTATTTGAAGTCGCTATTTTTACGGCAGCAATCTGGTTGAGTGGTGTTTTGGGAAAAAATGCGCAAGCAGCCAATCAAATTGCATTGAATTTATCCTCTATGACCTTTATGATTGCGATGGGTTTGAACGTCACGGCAATGATTCGTGTTGGCAACCAAAAAGGATTAAAAAACTATGTGGAACTCCAGCGCATTGCAAAGTCCATATTTTTGATGGGGATTTTATTTGCCTCTGTATTTGCGATTCTTTTCTTGGTATTTCACGATGTGTTTCCAGCGCTTTATCTCGATTTAGAAGACGTCAATAACTATTTAGACAATCAGGAAGTGGTGGCAATCGCTTCAAAATTACTATTGGTGGCAGCACTTTTTCAACTGAGTGACAGTGCTCAAGTTGTGTTTTTAGGGGCATTGAGAGGCTTGCAAGATGTGAAAATCCCAACCCTGTTGACCTTTATATCCTATTGGATCATTGGCTTCCCAACGAGTTATTTTCTTGGAAAAGAAGACGTCTATGGAAGTACAGGAATCTGGATCGGACTTTTGGTAGGATTAGGGTCGGCATCAATTTTTTTATATCTTAGATTTATTTATCTAACGAACCGTTTAATACAAACTCATAACAACTAA
- a CDS encoding DUF5606 family protein translates to MELDKILAISKKPGLYKLITQSRGGFIAESLLDQKRISVSISSNVSLLSEIAIYTLNEELPLKEVLSKIFDKEKGAETSTSPKASKDDLEAYFFSVLPDYDEDRVYPSDIKKILNWYNLLNKHQLLDFKTEASNSEEEE, encoded by the coding sequence ATGGAATTAGATAAAATTTTAGCCATTTCTAAAAAGCCCGGCTTATACAAATTAATTACCCAATCTCGTGGCGGGTTTATCGCAGAATCTCTGCTCGATCAAAAACGAATTTCGGTCAGCATCAGTAGTAATGTCAGTCTGTTAAGTGAAATTGCGATTTATACACTTAACGAAGAATTGCCATTAAAAGAAGTGTTGTCAAAGATTTTTGATAAAGAAAAAGGTGCAGAAACAAGCACCAGTCCAAAAGCCTCAAAAGATGATTTAGAAGCGTATTTCTTTTCCGTACTCCCTGATTACGATGAAGACCGCGTCTATCCGAGCGATATCAAAAAGATTTTAAATTGGTATAATTTATTAAACAAACACCAGCTCCTCGATTTTAAAACCGAAGCTTCTAATTCAGAAGAAGAGGAATAA